The genomic region GAGGCGCGCGAAGGTTGGCTCAGACCGGTCGGAAATCGGTCGTTGAGTGCAATGGCAGAAGCCAGCCTGACTGCGAGACTGACAAGTCGAGCAGAGACGAAAGTCGGTCATAGTGATCCGGTGGTCCCGAGTGGAAGGGCCATCGCTCAACGGATAAAAGGTACGCCGGGGATAACAGGCTGATACTGCCCAAGAGTCCATATCGACGGCAGTGTTTGGCACCTCGATGTCGGCTCATCTCATCCTGGGGCTGGAGCAGGTCCCAAGGGTACGGCTGTTCGCCGTTTAAAGAGGTACGTGAGCTGGGTTTAGAACGTCGTGAGACAGTTCGGTCCCTATCTGCCGTGGGTGTAGGATACTTGAGAGGAGTTGCCCCTAGTACGAGAGGACCGGGGTGAACGAACCACTGGTGGACCAGTTGTCGTGCCAACGGCAGTGCTGGGTAGCTATGTTCGGACAGGATAACCGCTGAAGGCATCTAAGCGGGAAGCCCCCCTCAAAACAAGGTATCCCTGAGGGCCGAGGTAGACCACCTCGTCGATAGGCCAGAGATGTAAGCGTGGTAACACGTTCAGTTGACTGGTACTAATTGCCCGATAGGCTTGATTTGATCCAGTAATAGACAGACTGTTAGCAATAACAAAAACTCTGTGAACGACAATCAAAGCATACATTCCAACCGTGTCTTAAGGTCGCCATAACTGGTGGCAAGACACGTATCAGACTATACAAGACTTGGACAAAACGGAGTGACTTGCCGTCGGCAAACACTCCGGAGTTGATGCAGGAACGCGCCTTTGCTTCGCAAAGACACTGTCTCCTGCTCGGCGCGCTTGCTCTGCAAGCTCGCCGTATATCTCTCCAAAGCGGGGATTTTCCTCGGTTTGGTGGTCATAGCGCAAGTGAAACACCCGGTCCCATCCCGAACCCGGAAGTTAAGCACTGTTGCGCCGATGGTACTGCATCTTAAGGTGTGGGAGAGTAGGGCACCGCCAAACCTAGAAAAATCCCCAACGATAACAAACAATACCTTCAGAACAAACCATCGTCCTGAAGCACCACAGTCTCGCCGCACATCGCAAGAGAGACTGACCTGGGCTCAAGCAGCGTAAGCGGTAGCCCAAACAAAACTGTCGCGGGATGGAGCAGCCCGGTAGCTCGTCAGGCTCATAACCTGAAGGTCGTAGGTTCAAATCCTACTCCCGCAACCAATAATACAAAGCAAATACAACAGATTACCAACCACCTCCGGGTGGTCGTTTGCGTTTGGGCAAAGGCGCTGGAAGCACTGTGGAAGCATCAGGAGGCAGTTCGAGGCGTTGTATTCCTGCAACGCTGCCGGTCCTGCGGGAGAGCTAACTATTAGGGCTCCTCCGAAACGTTGGGCGAAACATAGGCCAGTTTCTGGAACCGAGGGTGAACTAAGGAGCGATGTTCTGTTGGGTTCTGCGGCAGCAAAGAACGACATATTAGGTGGATGAACGGCTAGCTTCCCATGACCAGTTATTTTTAAATTTGATTACTTGATCGCGCTCAACATATCGCAGCAATTGCCTTCTTGCAGTACCTGCAGAATGACGGCACCTTACCTTTGACAGATAATGGGACGGTTTAATGCCAATGAATAACGAAGGCCGCTGGATGTTGGCTGAACAAAATGGGTGTCGTTTGAAAATCCAGCAGTCTACCAAACTTGGTTTTTTGCTGATCGCCGTTTTGTGGGGGATATCTCCGGCCCTTGGTATGGCGAGTGAAACCCGTGCAACTATTCTAGGCCAATGTGACACGCTCGCCGCCAACCCGCTTAACCCCGATAACCCGGCTGGAGTTTCAGGTGTCAAATTTTCGGAAATTAATGCACGCCAGGCCATCCCAGCATGCAAGAGAGCCGCGCTGAAATACCCGAACGAACCGCGGATGCACTTCCAATTGGGTCGCGCACTGGATGCCGTTGGGCAAAAGCAAATGGCGCTGCGAGAGTACTTCAAGGCAGCGAACATGGGCTATCGCGCTGCCTTGTTCAATCTTGGCACCATTTACCGCGATAGAAAGAACTCTCCTGACCGGAGCAAGGACGCTGCCAGCCTGTTTCGGGCTGCTGCTATCCAGGGTTATGCCCCTGCACAGTTCAATTTGGGCCTGATGTACGAAAAGGGTCGCGGCTTGCCACAAAGTGATACTGAGGCTGTGTACTGGTATCAGCTTTCGGCAAATCTGGAATATCGAAACGGCGAATTCAACCTTGGCTGGATGTATGAAAAAGGTCGGGGTGTTCCGCAAAATTACCAGCGGGCGGCCGAGATGTATTCAAATGCCTCGCACAGAGGGCATGCCTCTGCGATGTATCGGTTGGGGACATTGTACGAAGATGGATTGGGAGTCTCCCAGGACAGTAACGAAGCCCTCACCCTGTATCTCAAGGCCTTAAACAAGGGCGAGGTTCGGGCATTGACAGCTGCCGGTCGAATGTATCGCGATGGTCGTGGCGTCAATAAGGATGTGATGGAAGCAGCAATCCTGTTTCGAACTGCGGCGGCGCGGGGAGACAGGCAGGCTAAGGACCTCATGGGCAAACTATTTTCGAACAAGGATATCGCGCGAGAGCTACAACGGCAGTTGAAAAGTCAGGGTTTCTATAGTGGTCCCATTGATGGGGCCTTTGGGCGGGGCAGCCAAGCAGCTTTGGGAGAATCCTGCCAATGTGGTTGAACCTTTTGTCTCACCGCGTACCGAGCGTGATTGCTTCTTGTGGCTTACTGGCCGCCATCAAGCAGGCCGTCTACCTTTCTCTCGCATTGTGGAGTATGGCAGGTAGCAGCGCCGCGCAGCAAGATCCCGGATGGCGCAAATTCGTTCACGAACTAGGCTGGCAAATAAAGTATCCCGCAGGATTGATGTCAGCAGTCTCTGGACCCAGTGGGCTCGGCAAAACTTACATTAGCCGGGACAATTCCGCTAAGCTAGTCATCTTTAGCGCGGTCAGATCCGCAGCGGATTATCAGGCATTTCAGCAAGATCTGTTACGAGACGTGCAGTATCGCGGTGCCATGCACACACAGGGCGAAGGATGGTTTGCATTGGCTGGACAGCGAAACTCGACCACATACTTTGCCAAGTTTGTTTTCGACAAAAAACGCCATTTTGCGCGTGCCTTTCTATTGGAATATGATCAGAGCCTAAGCTCGACCTATGAACCAATAGCCGCTCAAATGGCCGCCAATTTCACCTATGAAGGGTCCAATTGGGAATCCGAGGAAGACCGCAGAAATCGTGCGAGATCCCGGGCTCAAAAAATTATCGACACCGTGACGGGGCCGCAAAAAACTGAATGGCGACAATATCAGAACACTGCAGGTGACTGGAAAGTCAGTTATCCGGCGAATGTACTTTTTACGGACACGGTGCCAAGCACCTCGTCGGTTCGAGTTTTCCGCAGCACTGACGCGCAATCGGTGCTGACCATTACCGGCGGTCCAACGCTGATGCACGACGTTCAAGACTACAAGGCGCAGCTCCTTAGCCACGGTCGGCATGAACAGTTGAAGCGAAGCCAGGTTGGGGCAAACTGGTTCCTGCTCAGCGGCAATCGCGGCGGTAATATGTTCTATGAGAAATACCTGTTCTCGCCTGAAATGACCCAGGTGCAATCCATTGCGCTGGAATTCCCGGCGTCACACGCGAACGTATTCTCTGAGATTGTCAAACGAATGGAAGCAGAGTTTTCAACTTACCGCGTCCTCAATCAGCCGACCGCGGGTGGTCAATTCAGGACGTCGACAGACCGCATCAACGGTGTGACTGTGGACAGTGGCGGCTGGCAGGATAACAACGGCAAGGGTGTCCTGACCCTGACGCTCACCAACAACACTGATGGGGTGCTACAGTCGGTGCAGGTTGATCCATTTCGCTCTGATCTATGGAAAACCATCAAGCTCGAACCGCCCATTTATCCGGGTGAGAGTGATCAAGTTGAACTCGAGGTCATTCTGGCCTCTGACGGGAAGCCCGCTGAGACGTCGCATCGCCCCAAGGATCGCTTGAAGTGGTGGGACAACAACCATCGAAATGTCATTTTGTCGGTTTTTAACCGCGAGGAAGAATTCAAAGAGGAGTTCGGCACATGGCTGTTCGGAAACTGATTGCCGCGACATTTGCCTTGGCTTGCCCGCTAGGTGCCGCCGCCTTTGAGGGCGAACAGCGGGATTTGAGACTGATCGCAGAAAGCACACACGGTGCGTCAATCGCGGTGGATTATGATGTCAAATGGAAGCTCAGCTCGTTGATGGGCGAGCCAACCCGAAACCTGAAAATTCGCTGGCGGTTGCCCAGAACCGCAGCGATACGTCTGCCTAACGACCCCGACTATGAGGGGGCCCCATCGAACTTTCTGGTCAGAAACCTACCACCGGACGTTCAGGACACCATCCGGCTGTATGATGTTAATGTTCCCATTGGATTTTCTGGGCATGAAGCAGGGTATGACTGCTCATCTCTCTACGCTATCAATGTGATCGCGGAAGGCTACGTAACATTTGACGCAGGTGCGCCAGCCAAACCGGGAGACAAGTGGAGCTACAACGTTACCGGTTCCCCAAATTGGGCTCAGTTCATGACTGACTTTCAGGGCAAGTCGCTGAGTGAAGGTACCGCCAAGTCCGTGATGTCCACGCCAAACCTTTGTGGTGATGTACAGGACACGCAGGTGACAGGTAAAATCGCCTTGGGCGAAGCGTTGCGCTGGATACGCAAGAGTTTCGACAAAAGATCCATTGCAGAGATGATCGCAGGGGCACAGCGCCAGTTGGAAGTTCTCAGCGAAACACTTGAGTTGCCAATTCAAGATGCGTATTCTGAATTTGGACGTCTGGCATTTTCGCTGAATACCGCCAGATCCGCAGCCGAGATTGCTGACATACGGCAACAGGTCGAAGCCGCCTCGAAAAAGCTTAGGGACGGAATTCCCGTCCGATATGTGCCTGCTGACAAAGCGCAGGACTATCAAGCAGAACGCGATGACGTGTCTTCGCAAACTGACCAATTAGTAGAGCAAGCAGCACCTGACGAAAGTGAATATGATGTTGCATTGCAGTCCCTTGAGGACTGGTTGGAAATGAAAAACAGAGAACTTAGAAATACGGCTAGGCACCCGATTGGATGCATTGAATTTGGCGCTGAAATATGTGCTCCAATGCTACGTTTCTCACCTGAACATGACGCACAGGTTCATTCACCCGTTGTTCAAATCACAGGTCAAATTGATCGAAATTTCTTGGATTACAACAACCACATTATTCTAACAATTCAAGACCAAGAGCAACTGGTGTCAGTTCTGTCAGACGGTACATTCCAATCGAAAATTGTGCTTGGCCGAGGCCAAAATAAAGTAAGTGCAAAATTACTTTTGCTGAATATGGAAGATCGGGAGCTGTTTTTAACTAGCCGCAATATTTCCTATGAAGGAGCGGCCACGAAACTGCGAGTGACACTGGTCTGGGATACCGCCGGAAGTGATTTGGATTTGTATGTCGAAAACTCAACTGAAGGTACTGTTAGCTATAATGACAAGCGGTCCGGAAACTTAGTCTTGGACGTAGATGACACCGATGGGCACGGACCTGAAAATGTTTCTGCAGTGTCTTTGGCTGCAGCAAGTTCAACGAAAATACGCGTTCAAAACTATGGTCACGGCGTTGGAACTAGTGCCACAGTCTATGTTTACGTAAACGAACAATTATTCAGGACGTATAGCCACACATTTAGTCGCTCAAAAGAGTTTTGGCACGTCGTAGAACTTCCGGCCGAGTAAGTCCTCGCGACCAAACCCCGAGCGCCTTTGTTAGTGACGCTGAGGGTGACAGCTCCAAAATCAATCAGGCAATCGCCGTAGGTTTGTTTTGCTTGTTCCTTGGCAGAGGCCAGTTCAGCACGAAGTTCTGGAGGAATGTCGGTTTGCAGGGTGAATTTCAGCGCGTCAAAACCTGAATGCAGGATCTCTCCGTCCATCTACGCTCTCCTACACTTTTGGACCTGTCACGGTATTGTTCCGCCCCTTTGAGAGCATATTCTGCCCCAAAGGAGATACACCATGGCACCACGACCATCCGAAGAATTCAAACGCGACGCAGTGCGGATCGCACTGACCAGCGGGCTGACCCGCCGACAGGCGTCCTCCGATCTTGGGGTTGGTATGTCCACCCTGTGCAAGTGGATCAGAACCTATCGTGACGCGGACGTTGTTTCGAAAGAGGATCAGGAACTGGCCAATGAGAACGAGCGCCTTCGCCGGGAAAACCGCCTTCTACGTGAGGAGAGGGAGCTGCTAAAAAAAGCAACAATCTTCTTTGCGGACCAAAGCAAATGAGGTTTTCATTTGTTGAAAAGCACCGCAATAGCATTCCCACAGAGCGACTTTGCCGGATTGTGGATGTCACCCCACGTGGCTACCGAGCCTGGCGCAAACGCCCTGCCTGCCAGCGTCAACGTGGGGATATGGTTCTGTTGGCCCACATCCGGGAGCAGCACCGCCTGAGTTTGCAGAGCTACGGCCGACCGAGAATGGTCGAAGAACTGAAAGAGCTTGGTCTGGATATTGGTCACCGCCGTGTCGGCCGATTGATGCGCCAGAACGGCATATCTGTTGTCAGAACCCGTAAGTACAAGGCCACAACGGACAGCAATCACAAGTTCAACATCACGCCAAACCTGCTGAACCGGAACTTCTCAGCAGATCGACCCAATCAAAAATGGGTTGTTGATATCAGCTACATCTGGACCCGCGAGGGCTGGCTCTATCTGGCCGTGGTTCTGGACCTGTACTCCAGGCGCGTGGTCGGTTGGGCTGTCAGCAACCGGATGAAGCGCGATCTGGCCATACGGGCGCTGAACATGGCCATAACCCTGCGCAGGCCGCCCAAAGGATGCATCCATCATTCTGATAGGGGCAGCCAATATTGCTCGCAGGATTACCAGAAAATCCTGCGCCGGTATGGCTTCAAGGTATCCATGAGCGGCAAGGGTAATTGCTATGATAACGCCGCAATGGAAACCTTCTTCAAAACCATCAAAGCGGAATTGATCTGGCGGCACTCTTGGCAAACCCGCAGGGCTGCTGAGATCGCCATCTTCGAGTACATTAATGGGTTCTATAATCCCCGCCGGAGACACTCGGCATTAGGCTGGAAAAGTCCCTTGGCTTTTGAAAAGATCGCCGCCTAAATGAGCACAAGGGGCGGAACGAAAGCGGGACAGGTCCAAAACAAGGTATTATCATCCAGTACATTCAACCCGGAAAGCCGCAGCAGAACGCTTACATCGAGCGCTATAATCGCACTGTCAGGCATGAATGGTTGGACCAACATATCATCGAAAACATAGAGGAGGCACAGGACTTTGCCACACAATGGCTATGGACTTACAATAATGACCGCCCGAATATGGGCCTCGGCGGCATCACACCCGCAATGAAACTGAAAATGGCCGCGTAAATTCTACGACCGCCCCCTGTTAAAAATGGGGGGATTACCAAGGGACCCAAATCTAATCGAATTAGTCGATCTTATCATGTTGCAATCACTTGAGACCGAGTAGCGAAAATTTCGTACCGAGAAAGTTTCACAGGCCGCATCCTGATTGGATGGCCAGGTTTAGTAAGAAATTGAAAGGTTACGTCAAGGACGTGAGAAAGTCGTGTTCCATGGTAAAGATCAATTCGAGCATTCCCGCGTCGTCTACAACTTAAATTCTATTCCAGCAGTGATACCAAAACTGGACCCGCTTTCGCTGTTTAGAGATTGGCGAGAGGACATTTCTGCGTAGAATTTTCTGTTTACCCCCCAGTATTTCGATACGCCGACGCCAAATTCTGCCCACGTCCCTAATTCGCCAATTTTCAGGGAAGCATCATTGATAACAACAGTGTTGTTGCTTGAGAAGCCATGGACAATACTCCCCACCGCATAGAGCTTGGTGTTGTTGGGCTGGTCAAAGTATTCGTAAGCTAGCCCCAATCGGCCTCGCTTTGATTGGATGTTTTCCATTGAAACCGAATTGCCGCTAAGGTCAGTAAAAGTGCCACCATCAAGTCGTGTCCAGTTGATCTGAGCATGAGGAACAATTGCACTGGAAGAAGATAGAGTGATCCTTTTCCCGAATTCGGCACTGAGCCCAACTCCATAACCCTTTTCATTTTCCGCCAGATCGGTGCCGTCTGCCGAGAAATTGATTTCGAGGAAGCTGAATTGTAATTGTCCGTCAGCGTACCACCCATCATTCCCAAACCAGGTTGCCGTTGCACCTAGTGCCAAGCTCTTTGCATCACTGGTGGAGTTAGGCGTCGTGCTGCCAACTGTTCCAACTTGTCCCGTGAGACCTAATACCCAAGTTCCATTTTGACCGTCGGGAACAACATAGTCATAACCGGCCTGAAAGCCGCTTATATTGGCGTCGACGGCAGTCCCATTTGTGCTGGAACCTAATTCCGATTCAAATTTATTAGCAAACACACGCCCCCAAGAACCACCGACCAAGCTTTTCCCTTCGTCAGACGCAGCCAAATTTCTCGCTTGGCCTCGACGCTGTTCCAACGTGGGCATGTATAAGAGTTCCCCCAATGCAATTGGTGCAGTCTCATATGCCTCCCCCACCGCGTTAAGCTGGCCACTCAGTGCCCATTCACCGCTCGCTAAGGCCAAGTCATAAGAATAGATACCGGCAACCAAGGGACCACCTGCCAGAACAAAGTCACTTGCATTTGTAGTGCCAGTAACCGTTACAACCGTCAGTTCACTTCCTATGGCTGGATTGTCCGTGGTCAGGCTATTTAGTGACACAGTAGTAACCCCAGAGGTGGAGCCATTTACCAAGAGGGAATCTCCTGTGTTTGTGGCGTAATTGACATCCAGATTCAGCTGCCCTCCACCCGACATATTCCCATTGACCGTAATTGTATCTCCGGTCGCGCCATTTAGCATCGAGGCAGTTCCCGAGTTGGAGAAGGGACCATTTACGACGGTCGACCCGGACGCATTAAACGTGGAGCTATTTGTAAGTCCTCCGAAAATGGCACTCGCGGATGTAACCGTTCCGTTGTTGGTAAC from Parasedimentitalea psychrophila harbors:
- a CDS encoding tetratricopeptide repeat protein; amino-acid sequence: MPMNNEGRWMLAEQNGCRLKIQQSTKLGFLLIAVLWGISPALGMASETRATILGQCDTLAANPLNPDNPAGVSGVKFSEINARQAIPACKRAALKYPNEPRMHFQLGRALDAVGQKQMALREYFKAANMGYRAALFNLGTIYRDRKNSPDRSKDAASLFRAAAIQGYAPAQFNLGLMYEKGRGLPQSDTEAVYWYQLSANLEYRNGEFNLGWMYEKGRGVPQNYQRAAEMYSNASHRGHASAMYRLGTLYEDGLGVSQDSNEALTLYLKALNKGEVRALTAAGRMYRDGRGVNKDVMEAAILFRTAAARGDRQAKDLMGKLFSNKDIARELQRQLKSQGFYSGPIDGAFGRGSQAALGESCQCG
- a CDS encoding IS3 family transposase (programmed frameshift), encoding MAPRPSEEFKRDAVRIALTSGLTRRQASSDLGVGMSTLCKWIRTYRDADVVSKEDQELANENERLRRENRLLREERELLKKGNNLLCGPKQMRFSFVEKHRNSIPTERLCRIVDVTPRGYRAWRKRPACQRQRGDMVLLAHIREQHRLSLQSYGRPRMVEELKELGLDIGHRRVGRLMRQNGISVVRTRKYKATTDSNHKFNITPNLLNRNFSADRPNQKWVVDISYIWTREGWLYLAVVLDLYSRRVVGWAVSNRMKRDLAIRALNMAITLRRPPKGCIHHSDRGSQYCSQDYQKILRRYGFKVSMSGKGNCYDNAAMETFFKTIKAELIWRHSWQTRRAAEIAIFEYINGFYNPRRRHSALGWKSPLAFEKIAA
- a CDS encoding YfaP family protein is translated as MAVRKLIAATFALACPLGAAAFEGEQRDLRLIAESTHGASIAVDYDVKWKLSSLMGEPTRNLKIRWRLPRTAAIRLPNDPDYEGAPSNFLVRNLPPDVQDTIRLYDVNVPIGFSGHEAGYDCSSLYAINVIAEGYVTFDAGAPAKPGDKWSYNVTGSPNWAQFMTDFQGKSLSEGTAKSVMSTPNLCGDVQDTQVTGKIALGEALRWIRKSFDKRSIAEMIAGAQRQLEVLSETLELPIQDAYSEFGRLAFSLNTARSAAEIADIRQQVEAASKKLRDGIPVRYVPADKAQDYQAERDDVSSQTDQLVEQAAPDESEYDVALQSLEDWLEMKNRELRNTARHPIGCIEFGAEICAPMLRFSPEHDAQVHSPVVQITGQIDRNFLDYNNHIILTIQDQEQLVSVLSDGTFQSKIVLGRGQNKVSAKLLLLNMEDRELFLTSRNISYEGAATKLRVTLVWDTAGSDLDLYVENSTEGTVSYNDKRSGNLVLDVDDTDGHGPENVSAVSLAAASSTKIRVQNYGHGVGTSATVYVYVNEQLFRTYSHTFSRSKEFWHVVELPAE